From Bacteroidia bacterium:
TTTATTCACGACCATCAGATGCTCATTCTCGAACAGGATAATTTCACTGAGCGAGGAAATGCGTTTTGCCATTCCGGCTACAAATATTTCTTGATTGCCTGCTCAAGCTCCGCCTTAGGAAGATCTTTCGCCACGATTTTCCCATCACGATCTACCAATATTGTTTTTGGAATTCCGCTTATTAAATACACATTCACAAGAGGCGATTCTTCCAATCCCAAAGGGTCATTTACCTGTACCCACGGCAGGCCGTCTTCCTTTATCGCCTGCCTCCACTCATCCTTATCCTTGTCGAAGCTCACGCCATATATTTCAAAACCACGGTTGTGGTAGCGCTGGTACATTTTCACCATATCAGGATTCTGCGCGCGGCATGGCTTGCACCAAGAGGCCCAGAAGTCTATCAGCACCAATTTTCCCCGGAGAGACTTCAATTCCAGCGGCTTTTCATTCTGCGTTTGCAGTACAATATTCGGAGCATCCTTGCCCGCAGCCGTCATGATATAAGGAGAAATTTTATCGTCCAGTTGCCTCACGAATTGATTGCCGGGATATAGCTTATTGAACTTTCTGTTGAGCGAATCCAGGAAATCTATATTAGTAGCTACATCCAGCCGCATGGCGGTGAGCGGTGCCACCAGCGATTTGTCTATTTCACGAATAAATTCTTTGAGTGTGCGGCTTTTAAAATTGCGCACTTCAGCATTGATAATTGGCAGTGAATCGTACATCTGAATAATAAGCTTGTTATTGGTTAAATTATCCATTCGCTGTTGTATAGCCTCTGCTTTTTCATTTGACAGGTTCAGCAGGTTATACATTTCCAGCAAATGCTGCGATTCCGTTGCCCCACCACCGGAAAGCGTATAGTCGCCAATTCTGGGATATGTGGTTTCTACCATGATATTTCCTGAAACCACAAGGAGATGAATAACTCCGGTTGGCGTTCGAAGCTGGTAAAGAGTCGGGGCTTTATGGCTGCCCTCAAACCTGAAGTAGTCATCCTCATTCACCACGGTAGTCTGCAGCGGATTAATGCTGGTTCCGTCCAGTTCATCAATGATCAGTTCCAGGTTGGCGCCATTGAAGAGATACCCTTCAATGACAAAATCCAGATATTCACCCTCAAGCTTCCGGCCCGGCAGGTTTGGATTGTTGGGCAAATCAAGCTGTCCTTCTGTCTTTCCGTAAATCACCACATTCTCAGAACTGCCATCCGTAAAAGTAGGAGCCGGTTGGTTGCCTGCGGATTCATCACTGTTTTGCTGAACCTCACCATCATATTTCTTCTCAAATCCATCATACTCCCGGTTTTCATTATTCCCATCGCCATCACAGGAATTCAAACAAAAAATGGCGACTACAGAGAGCGTTAATATTCTTATTAAATACATGTTCTTAATTTTTAAATTGAAAAAAGTCAAACCTTATTCTTGGTTTTCCAGTTCCTCAGTCAATATGCGACTGGCCTTTTTAGGATCTGCCTTGCCCTTGCTGGCACGCATTATTTCTCCCATAAACATGCCGAGTAGGTTTTTTTTGCCGGCCCGGTAGTCTGCTGCCTTTTGCGGATACTTTGCAATAGCATCGCGGGTTATTTTCCGGATAAGATCCTCATCACCCTCCTGTATAAGATTCATTTGCTCTGCCAGCCGTTCAGGATCCACTTCAGGATTTTTCATTAATTCAGAAAAAAGGCGGGTGGAAGCGATAGAGAAATTCATCTTGCCAGCCTCCACAAGTTCCACAAGTTCGGCTATTTGTGCCGGTTTCAGCATGAATTCTGAAATATCAATTCCCTGCTCATTCGTGTAGGATCGAACGGGCCCTATCATCCAGTTGGTGGCGGCTTTATATTGTTCTGTATCTTCAATTACTTCCATAAAATAATGGGCAAAATTCTTCTCCGAGGTAAGAATGGTAGCATCATACTCGCTCAGCCCATACTCGGCAATGAATTTTTCGTGGAGGGCTGCCGGCAGTTCAGGCATTGTCTCTTCCACCTTACTTATCTGCTCCAGCGAAATGACAATTGGGGGAATATCCGGCTCTGGAAAATAGCGGTAATCGTGGGCCATTTCCTTACCCCGCATTGAAACGGTTGTTCCCGTTACAGCATCAAAATTCCGGGTTTCCTGATAGATGGGTTCGCCATTCTCAAGCGCTGTTTGCTGACGTTCAATCTCGTATTCCAGTGCTCTCTGTACGTGCCGGATGCTGTTCATGTTTTTCACCTCTACCTTAGTTCCGAGTTCCTTTTGCCCACGTGGGCGCAGGGAAACATTGGCATCGCAGCGCAAAGAACCTTCTTCCATGTTGCCATCGCAAATATCCAGGTAGCGCACCAGTTTGCGTATTTCAGTCAGGTAATTATAAGCCTCTTTCGGGTGGCGCATATCCGGGCCGGTAACGATCTCGATAAGCGGTACGCCTGCCCGGTTCAGATCCACCAGCGAAGAAAAGGGATCAATATCATGGATGCTCTTGCCCGAATCTTCCTCAAGAATGATCTTCTCAATAAAAATATTCTTCGGGTTTCCATCAGCATCTTTTATGGTAATCTGCCCATCCGTACAGACCGGCAGTGGAAATTGGGTGATCTGATAGCCCTTTGGCAGGTCAGCGTAAAAGTAGTTTTTTCGTGCAAAGTGGGTGTGGCGATTGATCGTACATTTCAATGCTATTCCCATTCGCAGGGCCAGTTCCAGGCTCATCCTGTTGGGCTGCGGCAATGTACCCGGATGGCCCAGCGTTATCGGGCTTACGTTGGTGTTTGGAGGGCTTCCGTATAAATTCGGGTCAGGTGCAAAAGCTTTGCTCTTCGTAAGCAATTGCGCATGCACCTCCAGCCCCACTACCATCACATATTTCTTGCTGATTTCCATTGATCGCTTCTCAGATTTTGAAGCCGCGAAGTTAGCGGTTTTGGGAGGTGAGGGAACAGCATTGAAACAACAGCATCCAGAGATTTACTTCGCTATCCTGATTTGGAATCCATAGCCGCTACTCCTCCATCAATGTCTCCACAGCCTGGATCACTTCCGGGTCCAAAATTGACTTTTTAGGTTCCACGGCCTGGCGCACTTTCCCGTTTTTATCCACAAGGAATTTCTGAAAATTCCATTTTACAGGCGCGTCCAGAACTCCGTTCTTTTTTTTCTGCGTCAGGTATTCGTAAAGCGGATGCTGATCCTTTCCCTTAACTGAAATCTTGCTGAACATCGGAAACGTAACGCCATAGTTTTCAGAGCAAAATTGCCTGATCTCGCTATCAGTGCCGGGTTCCTGCCCCAGAAAGTTATTGGCCGGAAATCCCAGCACCACTACCTCCCTGTCTTTGTAGGTTTCATAAAACTGCTGCAATTCTTCGTACTGTGGCGTAAGGCCGCATTTGCTGGCCACATTTACGATCACCAGCACTTTGCCTTCGAATGTATCCAGTTTCACTTCCCTGCCGTCAATATCTTCCATCGTAAAGTCATACACCGATTCCCGCGTCCCGGCAAAAGGTAAAAGAAGCAAAAAGGAGAAAAGCACTGCTTTCATCATGTTGAATAATTTTTAATTTTAATAGCAAACAGCAGAAACAAATTTTGTTGTTCCCTTCCAAATATTTATGGGATTATAATCAATATGATTGAAATTCGATTTTCAAGCCGTTATGGATTTTACAAGTTCTGAGTCATCCTCTTTAATAAATAATAGGATTCCTGAAAATATTAAAATTTCGCCCAGCCACATGTTATATTGTAACCACCAGACTGACGACAGATTTAGTACCAGGCCGCTCACAATGAGTATATTTATGTAGTTGAAATTCCTCTTAAAATACATAGAGACCAGCAAAAGCGGGAATATCCATTGCACAGCGTTGTATGGCATTCTTGGAGCTGGGAGGAAGAAATCTGAGACGATCACCAGGCAAGCGCCCAATAAAAATATCCCGGTAATGGAAAGCCGGAATAGTCTTTTCCTTAAAAAAATGAATACGCTGGAAATAACTAAAAATAACATACCGGTCAAATAAATTGAAGTCAGCTCAATATTCGCAAATTTGAAAAAAAGATACTGGATCGAAGTATTCTCAATTCTTCCCCGAAAGGGTGAGCCCTCAGAAGGCGAGAACCCTTCCACCGTATCGGGCAACCATTGCGGTGTAGAAAGGCCGCTCAAATTTCCACCGCCAAGTATATTATAAGTGGCCCAGAATTTCATAGCGTCAAGGTATTGTTCCCACAGAATAATATAGGGCAGCACAAAAATTAAAATACCTGTGGCCACACCAGAAAGCGCGCCCACAAGCATTAAATACTGCCTGTTAAAAATAAATGGAAGGAAAAATATAGCAAAAGAAGGCCGGAATAATATTGCCATGCCTGCCAGAAAACCACCTGCAAATTTCAATACCTTTTTATCACAAATGGCGGAAGCAAAAGCAAGCGTCATTATAAATGGATAAATAATATAAAACTGGCCTACTGAAAGATGCAAGTGCCAGGCGAAGCCAATGCTGAATAAGCACCCTGTAAACAGAACCCATATTTTCAAAGCCTCATTTCCTCTTTCTGAAGTATAAGCGAACCATAAAATCATAAAAAGCAAAAATGCAAGTTGCAACCACAACCAAATATTTTTAATTACCAGATAATTAAATTTGCTTAGTGGCTGATGAATCAGGAGTACGGAAGGTGATACCGTGGTGTAGGTAACAGGCATTTCTGAAAACCCGGTAGTGAATTCTCTTCGGTTCAGCAATCGCTGGCTATCGCCCGGCTTCCATTTATAGTGGTAAGGCGAATGCCCGGTTTCAGTGAGTCTGGAGGCGACAATACGGTTCCGGAGATCAATCTGCTCCAGTTGCGGTACATTAAAAAAGACCTGGTAAAAAGTGCCTGCAACTGACAAGAATAAAAAAATGAGAAACAGAAGCTTTAAGGGTTTCATTTCATAAAGAACTTTATCAAATAACACTTCTGCAACCTCAATCGTCAGTCCCGGCTTATCTCCAAACTTTCGGGTTTAAAGGAGCTATAATTTAAAACCACGTGCTCTGCAATTCGAAAACTGCGAAGCGATATTTTCATTTACAGAATACTAAAAAAGCTCAGATTTGCCTGTTCCGGAAAAATAATTATTACTTATCGAAATAAATAAAAAACGACAAATACACTCGCACTACAAATTAGCTCCTGGGTTTCCCGGCTGCATCTTTGGTGGTGATCAGCTCTTGTTGTTCAGCAGGTTTGCGCTCGTATTGAATGCCGTCAAGTTGCTGATTGTAAGCTTCCATTACCTGCTGGTAACGCTCCGTATTTTCAGGATTTACCGGTTCAGAAGGCGGGATCTCTTCCCTGAACGGATCTACCTGGCGGCCATTTTTCCAAAACCGGAAGCAGAGATGCGGCCCGGTAGCGAGGCCCGTACTGCCCACATAGCCAATGACCTCTCCCTGGCTCACATGCTTTCCGGGTTTTATGCCGTTGGCAATTTTGCTCATGTGCAGATATTGAGTTGTATAAGTGCCGTTATGCCGAACTTTTACATATCGTCCATTCCCGCCATTATATGAGGCTTCGGTAATTACGCCATCGCCTACCGTATAAATGGGAGTACCGGTGGGTGCGGCATAGTCGGTGCCGAGGTGGGCTTTCCAGCGCTTTTGCACCGGGTGAAAACGCTTCATGGTATAGCGGCTGCTGATGCGGCTGAACTTCAAAGGTGCTTTCAGGAATGCTTTGCGCAGGCTCTCCGCATTTTCATCGAAGAAATCAATTCCCTCATTCTGCTCAAAAGAATAAGCGTAAAATTCTTTTCCGGCATGCTCAAACAAGGCAGTTTTAATTCTTCCTAAACCCACGGGTTTATCCTCTACATAATCCTGCTCAAATACTACTTTAAATTTATCATTTTTCTGAAGGCGGTAGAAGTCAATTGACCAGGCATACACTTCTGAAAGTTTTATGGCCATCGCAGGGCTGACGTCATAATCCTGAAGCGTTTCATAGAGCGATGATTCAATGATCCCTGCCGCTGTGCGCTCTTTTGTAGTTACTTCTTTTTTAAATTCAGTTATTTTTCCTCTTTCCGAAAGTTCACAAACCACATAATTGACCGGGTCTTTTTCATAAATAAAATAAGATGCGCTTTGCACCGAATCCTTTGAGGTCAGAATACAGTAAGGCCTGCCTGAAACAATTTTTCTTACGTCAAAAACTTCACGGCTTCCGGTGGCCAGTGAATGGATCAGCGAGCTGCTGATATTAAACGAGGAAAGAATTACGGAGAGATTCTCATTTCGCTGAACCAGGGCATGATGCACATCAAAAGAATCGAGGTTGAATCCATAGATCCGCTCAGGTTCATGATAGCATTCCGGTTCGAAGATTTTGTCCTCTGCTGAAGGGGCAAGTTGCTGAGCATTATCCTCATTAAATAAAACAAAGTAGGCTGCAACAATGATAAATATTCCGCTAAGCGTAGTGATGATCCTTAATCTCAAAATAATTTGGGTTTTGATTGTGAACTAACTGCCTCGCAAGTTTTAGCAAATTTTAAGCTTCAACTATACGTAAATCCACGCATATTGAAATATTATGAAAATTCATTGTGTAAGAAATTACATTTCCTTGTTCATTCCTC
This genomic window contains:
- the gatB gene encoding Asp-tRNA(Asn)/Glu-tRNA(Gln) amidotransferase subunit GatB produces the protein MEISKKYVMVVGLEVHAQLLTKSKAFAPDPNLYGSPPNTNVSPITLGHPGTLPQPNRMSLELALRMGIALKCTINRHTHFARKNYFYADLPKGYQITQFPLPVCTDGQITIKDADGNPKNIFIEKIILEEDSGKSIHDIDPFSSLVDLNRAGVPLIEIVTGPDMRHPKEAYNYLTEIRKLVRYLDICDGNMEEGSLRCDANVSLRPRGQKELGTKVEVKNMNSIRHVQRALEYEIERQQTALENGEPIYQETRNFDAVTGTTVSMRGKEMAHDYRYFPEPDIPPIVISLEQISKVEETMPELPAALHEKFIAEYGLSEYDATILTSEKNFAHYFMEVIEDTEQYKAATNWMIGPVRSYTNEQGIDISEFMLKPAQIAELVELVEAGKMNFSIASTRLFSELMKNPEVDPERLAEQMNLIQEGDEDLIRKITRDAIAKYPQKAADYRAGKKNLLGMFMGEIMRASKGKADPKKASRILTEELENQE
- a CDS encoding glutathione peroxidase; amino-acid sequence: MKAVLFSFLLLLPFAGTRESVYDFTMEDIDGREVKLDTFEGKVLVIVNVASKCGLTPQYEELQQFYETYKDREVVVLGFPANNFLGQEPGTDSEIRQFCSENYGVTFPMFSKISVKGKDQHPLYEYLTQKKKNGVLDAPVKWNFQKFLVDKNGKVRQAVEPKKSILDPEVIQAVETLMEE
- a CDS encoding peptidoglycan DD-metalloendopeptidase family protein gives rise to the protein MRLRIITTLSGIFIIVAAYFVLFNEDNAQQLAPSAEDKIFEPECYHEPERIYGFNLDSFDVHHALVQRNENLSVILSSFNISSSLIHSLATGSREVFDVRKIVSGRPYCILTSKDSVQSASYFIYEKDPVNYVVCELSERGKITEFKKEVTTKERTAAGIIESSLYETLQDYDVSPAMAIKLSEVYAWSIDFYRLQKNDKFKVVFEQDYVEDKPVGLGRIKTALFEHAGKEFYAYSFEQNEGIDFFDENAESLRKAFLKAPLKFSRISSRYTMKRFHPVQKRWKAHLGTDYAAPTGTPIYTVGDGVITEASYNGGNGRYVKVRHNGTYTTQYLHMSKIANGIKPGKHVSQGEVIGYVGSTGLATGPHLCFRFWKNGRQVDPFREEIPPSEPVNPENTERYQQVMEAYNQQLDGIQYERKPAEQQELITTKDAAGKPRS
- a CDS encoding TlpA disulfide reductase family protein, with amino-acid sequence MYLIRILTLSVVAIFCLNSCDGDGNNENREYDGFEKKYDGEVQQNSDESAGNQPAPTFTDGSSENVVIYGKTEGQLDLPNNPNLPGRKLEGEYLDFVIEGYLFNGANLELIIDELDGTSINPLQTTVVNEDDYFRFEGSHKAPTLYQLRTPTGVIHLLVVSGNIMVETTYPRIGDYTLSGGGATESQHLLEMYNLLNLSNEKAEAIQQRMDNLTNNKLIIQMYDSLPIINAEVRNFKSRTLKEFIREIDKSLVAPLTAMRLDVATNIDFLDSLNRKFNKLYPGNQFVRQLDDKISPYIMTAAGKDAPNIVLQTQNEKPLELKSLRGKLVLIDFWASWCKPCRAQNPDMVKMYQRYHNRGFEIYGVSFDKDKDEWRQAIKEDGLPWVQVNDPLGLEESPLVNVYLISGIPKTILVDRDGKIVAKDLPKAELEQAIKKYL